The Longimicrobium sp. genome includes a window with the following:
- a CDS encoding MFS transporter produces the protein MSAREASPPRGGVLRGNVLWLSVVSFLNDAASEMIYPLLPLFLTGTLGAGAAFLGVVEGVAESASSLLKLVSGWVADRVGRRKALVAWGYGIAAVGRPLIAVAAAPWQVLAVRFADRVGKGLRTAPRDAMLAESVAPEVRGRAFGVHRAADHAGAVAGPLLAAGLLLLLPGRLRLVFGLALVPGLVTLLVVLWKVREPPRAVAAAAGADRPPLPKLKDLGPVLPRYLGVLVLFTLGNASDAFLLLRASDLGVAAALVPLLWGVLHVSKAAWSVVGGRLADRVGPRPAIAAGWLVYAAVYAAFAVAGAEWHAWALFAVYGLFFGLTEAPEKALVAALAPVGARGSAFGAYHFAIGLAALPASILFGALWQGVSPEAAFLTGAGLALAAAALLPLAVPAARVEGG, from the coding sequence GTGAGCGCGCGGGAGGCCTCGCCGCCGCGGGGCGGGGTGCTGCGCGGCAACGTGCTGTGGCTGAGCGTGGTCTCGTTCCTGAACGACGCGGCCAGCGAGATGATCTACCCCCTGCTGCCGCTGTTCCTGACCGGGACGCTGGGCGCGGGGGCGGCGTTCCTGGGGGTGGTGGAGGGGGTCGCGGAGAGCGCGTCGAGCCTGCTGAAGCTGGTGAGCGGGTGGGTGGCGGACCGGGTGGGGCGGCGCAAGGCGCTGGTGGCGTGGGGGTACGGGATCGCCGCGGTGGGCCGCCCGCTGATCGCGGTGGCGGCGGCGCCCTGGCAGGTGCTGGCCGTCCGCTTCGCCGACCGGGTGGGGAAGGGGCTGCGCACCGCCCCGCGCGACGCCATGCTGGCCGAGTCGGTGGCGCCGGAGGTGCGCGGCCGCGCCTTCGGGGTGCACCGCGCGGCGGACCACGCGGGCGCGGTGGCCGGCCCCCTGCTGGCCGCCGGGCTCCTGCTGCTGCTCCCCGGGCGGCTGCGCCTGGTCTTCGGCCTGGCGCTGGTCCCCGGGCTGGTCACCCTCCTGGTGGTGCTGTGGAAGGTGCGCGAGCCGCCGCGCGCGGTGGCCGCGGCCGCGGGGGCGGACCGGCCGCCCCTGCCGAAGCTGAAGGACCTGGGGCCGGTGCTGCCGCGCTACCTGGGGGTGCTCGTCCTCTTCACGCTCGGCAACGCCTCGGACGCCTTCCTCCTCCTGCGCGCGAGCGACCTGGGGGTGGCGGCGGCGCTGGTGCCGCTGCTGTGGGGGGTGCTGCACGTGAGCAAGGCGGCGTGGAGCGTGGTGGGCGGGCGCCTCGCGGACCGGGTGGGGCCGCGGCCCGCCATCGCGGCGGGGTGGCTGGTGTACGCGGCCGTCTACGCCGCCTTCGCCGTGGCGGGCGCCGAGTGGCACGCGTGGGCGCTCTTCGCGGTCTACGGCCTCTTCTTCGGGCTCACCGAGGCGCCCGAGAAGGCGCTGGTGGCGGCGCTGGCGCCCGTGGGCGCGCGGGGGAGCGCCTTCGGGGCGTACCACTTCGCCATCGGCCTGGCGGCGCTGCCGGCCAGCATCCTCTTCGGCGCGCTCTGGCAGGGGGTGAGCCCCGAGGCGGCCTTCCTCACGGGCGCCGGACTGGCGCTCGCGGCCGCCGCCCTGCTGCCGCTGGCGGTGCCGGCGGCGCGGGTCGAAGGCGGCTGA
- a CDS encoding alpha/beta hydrolase, which yields MTARAAAVREDGFLRAGGKRLEYARWAAAGEGAPTLVFLHEGLGSVSLWRDFPARAAQATGCGALAYSRAGYGRSDPGPGPWGVDFMHREAEVLPEVLDAAGVGDAVLVGHSDGASIALIHAGSAPSPRLRALALLAPHVFVEDVTVASIARLAEACRTTDLPARFARHHGANTAALLDAWTGIWLAPEFRAWNIEEHLPRIEVPVLVVQGEADEYGTARQVEAVRRGVSGPVRALLLPGAGHSPHRDAPEAVLAALAAFVAEPGAREVP from the coding sequence TTGACCGCACGGGCGGCGGCGGTGAGGGAGGACGGCTTCCTCCGCGCCGGGGGGAAGCGGCTGGAGTACGCGCGCTGGGCGGCGGCCGGCGAGGGGGCGCCCACGCTCGTCTTCCTGCACGAGGGGCTGGGCTCCGTCTCGCTCTGGCGCGACTTCCCGGCGCGGGCGGCACAGGCCACCGGGTGCGGCGCGCTCGCCTACAGCCGCGCCGGGTACGGGCGCTCGGACCCCGGGCCGGGCCCCTGGGGCGTGGACTTCATGCACCGCGAGGCGGAGGTCCTCCCCGAGGTGCTGGACGCCGCGGGGGTCGGGGACGCCGTGCTGGTGGGGCACAGCGACGGGGCGTCGATCGCGCTCATCCACGCCGGGAGCGCCCCCTCGCCGCGCCTTCGCGCGCTCGCGCTCCTGGCGCCGCACGTGTTCGTGGAGGACGTAACGGTGGCGAGCATCGCCCGGCTGGCCGAGGCGTGCCGCACCACGGACCTCCCCGCCCGCTTCGCCCGGCACCACGGCGCCAACACCGCCGCCCTGCTGGACGCCTGGACCGGGATCTGGCTCGCGCCGGAGTTCCGGGCCTGGAACATCGAGGAGCACCTCCCCCGGATCGAGGTCCCCGTCCTGGTGGTCCAGGGCGAGGCCGACGAGTACGGCACCGCGCGGCAGGTGGAGGCGGTGCGGCGCGGGGTGTCCGGTCCCGTGCGCGCGCTCCTCCTCCCCGGGGCGGGGCACTCGCCGCACCGCGACGCGCCGGAGGCGGTGCTGGCCGCGCTCGCCGCCTTCGTGGCGGAGCCCGGCGCACGGGAAGTGCCCTGA
- a CDS encoding Ig-like domain-containing protein, translating into MALAFGAAVFAACSDRNPLLRDGAVGPPPPVLAAVQCHVSVASKRFTCDVPVASSNARGDVIVGGQNLFVRLTSTNVSFDVDTLRADVTLQNLMFQPIGTTDSTTIDAGGNKIFFHSGPTVTAGSGTVEVVTPDTGTFTATNQPFYRYVGILRQNETSGPEEWKFHLSPGVEGFSFIVYVSAPMPREDGYIDVTPAHPSRPVGGTVQLTGVPRTAAGTLWTDTITWSSQDPSIATVNPTTGLVTAVAVGTTRIIATSTSRPGRTGYTQFTTSPAGAADQTPPTLTTLSITPRVVAGADSSSTVVVTFSATDAGGTTPSGMATVISAVTFITPSGFFVGDAGCLRTAGTASNGTWQCTVSVPQFSDPGSWKIYSLVLTDQQSNVRVYSAEDLRAAGFPQTVLVRGVTDAAGPSLTAFSFAPDTVDVTSTPDTTIVTLSVTDPIAGVGSLSIFLTSPTDKNSAVNSACTLASGTEKNGTYTCPVVIPQFVEAGDWTVTEVALQDKAGNDSIFDTAALQARGFETDLHVLSNEDDTAPSLTAFSFAPDSVDVQNAPDTVTVTLTATDAQAGVGSASVEFQSPGGGGVILSSGACTLTSGTAQNGTYSCQVIVPEDALDGTWTVRQVTLTDNADNTAVFNTAALTGAGFFVELEVVGSAESSPPSLVDFSFSPDTVFDIDVAPDTVTVLVTASDPGSGVDSVSVSFTSPSAATTITVADCPRISGTDASGTWECLVVIPQGSENGNWTVSSLRLKDFSGNIATFGTASLTGRGFETVLVVTNNPAPPPPAALRASRQR; encoded by the coding sequence GTGGCGCTCGCGTTCGGGGCCGCCGTGTTCGCTGCGTGCAGCGACCGCAACCCCCTGCTGCGCGACGGCGCCGTCGGGCCCCCGCCGCCCGTGCTGGCGGCGGTCCAGTGCCACGTGAGCGTGGCCTCCAAGCGCTTCACCTGCGACGTGCCCGTGGCCAGCTCCAACGCGCGGGGCGACGTGATCGTGGGCGGCCAGAACCTGTTCGTGCGGCTGACCTCCACGAACGTGTCGTTCGACGTCGACACGCTGCGCGCCGACGTCACGCTGCAGAACCTGATGTTCCAGCCGATCGGCACCACCGACAGCACCACCATCGACGCCGGGGGGAACAAGATCTTCTTCCACTCCGGGCCCACGGTGACGGCCGGCTCGGGGACGGTGGAGGTGGTGACTCCCGACACCGGCACCTTCACGGCCACCAACCAGCCGTTCTACCGCTACGTGGGGATCCTGCGGCAGAACGAGACCAGCGGGCCGGAGGAGTGGAAGTTCCACCTCTCCCCCGGCGTCGAGGGCTTCTCCTTCATCGTGTACGTCTCGGCGCCGATGCCGCGCGAGGACGGCTACATCGACGTGACCCCCGCGCACCCTTCGCGTCCGGTGGGCGGCACCGTGCAGCTCACCGGGGTGCCGCGCACCGCGGCCGGCACGCTGTGGACCGACACCATCACCTGGAGCTCGCAGGACCCGTCCATCGCCACGGTGAACCCCACCACGGGGCTGGTGACGGCGGTGGCGGTGGGGACCACCCGGATCATCGCCACCAGCACCTCGCGCCCGGGCCGCACGGGGTACACGCAGTTCACCACCAGCCCGGCCGGCGCCGCCGACCAGACGCCGCCCACGCTCACGACGCTCTCCATCACGCCGCGGGTGGTGGCCGGGGCGGACTCGTCGTCGACGGTGGTCGTCACCTTCTCGGCTACCGACGCGGGCGGCACCACCCCCTCGGGGATGGCCACGGTGATCAGCGCCGTCACCTTCATCACCCCCAGCGGCTTCTTCGTGGGCGACGCGGGATGCCTGCGCACCGCGGGGACCGCCAGCAACGGCACCTGGCAGTGCACGGTCAGCGTGCCGCAGTTCAGCGACCCGGGGAGCTGGAAGATCTACTCGCTGGTCCTCACCGACCAGCAGAGCAACGTGCGGGTGTACTCGGCCGAGGACCTGCGCGCCGCGGGCTTCCCGCAGACCGTCCTGGTGAGGGGCGTCACCGACGCGGCGGGGCCGTCGCTCACGGCCTTCTCCTTCGCCCCCGACACGGTGGACGTGACCTCCACCCCCGACACCACCATCGTGACGCTCTCGGTGACGGACCCGATCGCGGGCGTGGGCTCGCTCTCGATCTTCCTCACCAGTCCCACCGACAAGAACTCCGCCGTGAACTCCGCCTGCACGCTCGCCAGCGGCACCGAGAAGAACGGCACCTACACCTGCCCGGTGGTGATCCCGCAGTTCGTGGAGGCGGGCGACTGGACCGTGACCGAGGTGGCGCTCCAGGACAAGGCGGGCAACGACTCGATCTTCGACACGGCCGCGCTGCAGGCCCGAGGGTTCGAGACCGACCTGCACGTGCTCAGCAACGAGGACGACACCGCGCCCTCGCTCACGGCGTTCTCCTTCGCGCCCGACTCGGTGGACGTGCAGAACGCCCCCGACACGGTGACCGTGACCCTGACGGCCACCGACGCGCAGGCGGGAGTGGGCAGCGCCTCGGTCGAGTTCCAGAGCCCGGGCGGCGGCGGGGTGATCCTGTCCAGCGGCGCCTGCACCCTCACCAGCGGCACCGCCCAGAACGGCACCTACTCCTGCCAGGTGATCGTGCCCGAGGACGCGCTGGACGGTACCTGGACGGTGCGGCAGGTGACGCTCACGGACAACGCGGACAACACCGCCGTCTTCAACACCGCCGCGCTCACGGGGGCCGGCTTCTTCGTGGAGCTGGAGGTGGTGGGCTCCGCCGAGAGCTCGCCGCCGTCGCTGGTCGACTTCAGCTTCTCGCCGGACACCGTCTTCGACATCGACGTGGCGCCCGACACGGTGACCGTGCTGGTCACGGCGAGCGACCCGGGCTCCGGGGTGGACAGCGTCTCGGTGTCGTTCACCAGCCCGAGCGCCGCCACCACGATCACGGTGGCCGACTGCCCGCGGATCAGCGGCACCGACGCCAGCGGCACCTGGGAGTGCCTGGTGGTGATCCCGCAGGGCTCGGAGAACGGGAACTGGACCGTGAGCTCGCTGCGGCTGAAGGACTTCTCCGGGAACATCGCGACGTTCGGCACCGCCAGCCTCACGGGGCGGGGCTTCGAAACGGTCCTGGTAGTCACCAACAACCCGGCGCCACCGCCCCCCGCGGCCCTGCGGGCCAGCCGGCAGCGGTAG
- a CDS encoding FdhF/YdeP family oxidoreductase gives MSRPPHSDPSPTAAPAPGKPAGGAPSIVSTVRQLAREKALLRGTRALGVMNQHQGFDCPGCAWPESPEHRSVFEFCENGAKAVAAEATSKRADAEFFLRHTVDELLAESDHWLEQQGRLTQPLIRRADSPRFEPIGWEQAFARAAEVLKSLPDPDQAAFYTSGRTSNEAAFLYQLLVRKYGTNNLPDCSNLCHESSGVGLRKTLGVGKGTVQLADFEKADAIFVIGQNPGTNHPRMLIALQAARRRGAEVVAINPLRERGLEAFIHPQEVAPTLLGHATQIATLYLQPLPGSDVAVLKGIMKHVLDAEKAAPGRVLDHGFLRAHASGLEELVADLHATSWEEIEEETGLAKEELRRAADVYVRSRATIVCWAMGLTQHPNAVDNVVSISNLLLLRGNVGRPGAGACPVRGHSNVQGDRTVGIDHAPGAPLLDSIRRVFGFEPPRSAGLDVVETIRAMEAGRIRFFMSMGGNFFSASPDTALLERAMRTPELSVYVLTKLNRGALVHGREAMIWPCLGRTEVDVQASGPQFVTVEDSMSVVHMSRGKNRPASPQLKSEPAIVAGLAKALFPEGAPDWDALVADYDRIRDLVEQTIPGFERYNQRVREPGGFVLYNGAAHRDWKTTSGRAELRVVPMPRVRLPEGQLRLFTIRSHDQFNTTIYGLDDRYRGIRGARRVLLMHPADMEARGIRVGDEVDVRSHWGDGVERLAPRLRAHPYDLPRGSCAGYFPELNVLVPLGSTARESNQPAAKLVPVTVAPATSPVRVVGRDERLVENQETGDGGQGTAGPTPEPVAVEA, from the coding sequence ATGTCCAGGCCGCCGCACTCCGACCCGAGCCCGACTGCCGCGCCCGCCCCGGGGAAGCCCGCCGGCGGGGCGCCGTCCATCGTGAGCACCGTGCGCCAGCTCGCCCGCGAGAAGGCGCTCCTGCGCGGCACGCGGGCGCTGGGCGTGATGAACCAGCACCAGGGGTTCGACTGCCCGGGGTGTGCCTGGCCCGAGTCGCCCGAGCACCGCTCGGTGTTCGAGTTCTGCGAGAACGGCGCGAAGGCGGTGGCCGCCGAGGCCACCTCGAAGCGCGCCGACGCCGAGTTCTTCCTCCGCCACACCGTGGACGAGCTGCTGGCCGAGAGCGACCACTGGCTGGAGCAGCAGGGCCGCCTCACCCAGCCGCTCATCCGCCGCGCCGACTCCCCCCGCTTCGAGCCGATCGGGTGGGAGCAGGCGTTCGCGCGCGCGGCCGAGGTGCTCAAGAGTCTTCCCGACCCGGACCAGGCGGCGTTCTACACCTCGGGGCGCACCAGCAACGAGGCCGCCTTCCTCTACCAGCTCCTGGTGCGGAAGTACGGCACCAACAACCTCCCCGACTGCTCCAACCTCTGCCACGAGTCCAGCGGCGTGGGGCTGCGCAAGACGCTGGGGGTGGGGAAGGGCACCGTCCAGCTGGCCGACTTCGAGAAGGCCGACGCCATCTTCGTCATCGGCCAGAACCCGGGGACCAACCACCCCCGCATGCTGATCGCGCTGCAGGCGGCCCGGCGGCGCGGGGCCGAGGTGGTCGCCATCAATCCGCTCCGCGAGCGGGGGCTGGAGGCGTTCATCCACCCGCAGGAGGTCGCCCCGACGCTCCTCGGTCATGCCACGCAGATCGCCACGCTGTACCTGCAGCCGCTCCCCGGCTCCGACGTGGCGGTGCTCAAGGGGATCATGAAGCACGTGCTCGACGCCGAGAAGGCGGCGCCGGGCCGCGTGCTGGACCACGGCTTCCTGCGCGCCCACGCCTCGGGCCTCGAGGAGCTGGTGGCCGACCTCCACGCCACGTCGTGGGAGGAGATCGAGGAGGAGACGGGGCTGGCGAAGGAGGAGCTGCGCCGCGCGGCCGACGTCTACGTCCGCTCGCGGGCAACCATCGTCTGCTGGGCGATGGGGCTCACGCAGCACCCCAACGCCGTCGACAACGTGGTCTCCATCTCCAACCTCCTCCTCCTGCGCGGCAACGTGGGCCGCCCGGGCGCGGGGGCGTGCCCGGTGCGCGGCCACAGCAACGTGCAGGGCGACCGCACCGTGGGGATCGACCACGCCCCCGGCGCGCCGCTCCTCGACAGCATCCGGCGCGTCTTCGGGTTCGAGCCGCCGCGCTCCGCCGGGCTCGACGTGGTGGAGACGATCCGGGCCATGGAGGCGGGGCGGATCCGCTTCTTCATGTCCATGGGCGGCAACTTCTTCTCCGCCTCGCCCGACACCGCCCTGCTGGAGCGGGCGATGCGGACTCCCGAGCTCTCCGTGTACGTGCTCACCAAGCTCAACCGCGGCGCGCTGGTGCACGGGCGCGAGGCGATGATCTGGCCGTGCCTGGGGCGCACCGAGGTGGACGTGCAGGCGTCGGGACCGCAGTTCGTCACCGTCGAAGACTCGATGTCGGTGGTCCACATGTCGCGCGGGAAGAACCGGCCCGCCTCGCCGCAGCTGAAGAGCGAGCCGGCCATCGTCGCGGGGCTGGCGAAGGCGCTCTTCCCCGAGGGCGCGCCGGACTGGGACGCGCTCGTGGCCGACTACGACCGCATCCGCGACCTGGTCGAGCAGACGATCCCCGGCTTCGAGCGCTACAACCAGCGGGTGCGCGAGCCGGGCGGCTTCGTCCTCTACAACGGCGCCGCCCACCGCGACTGGAAGACCACGAGCGGGCGCGCCGAGCTGCGCGTCGTCCCCATGCCGCGGGTGCGGCTGCCGGAGGGGCAGCTCAGGCTCTTCACCATCCGCTCGCACGACCAGTTCAACACCACCATCTACGGCCTGGACGACCGCTACCGGGGGATCAGGGGCGCGCGCCGCGTGCTGCTGATGCACCCCGCCGACATGGAGGCGCGCGGCATCCGCGTGGGCGACGAGGTGGACGTGCGCTCGCACTGGGGCGACGGCGTGGAGCGCCTGGCCCCGCGGCTCCGGGCGCACCCGTACGACCTCCCGCGCGGCTCCTGCGCGGGCTACTTCCCCGAGCTGAACGTGCTGGTGCCGCTGGGGTCCACGGCGCGCGAGAGCAACCAGCCCGCGGCCAAGCTGGTCCCCGTCACCGTGGCGCCGGCGACCTCGCCCGTGCGGGTGGTGGGGCGCGACGAGCGGCTGGTGGAAAACCAGGAGACGGGGGACGGGGGGCAGGGGACGGCCGGCCCCACCCCCGAGCCCGTCGCGGTCGAGGCATGA
- the fdhD gene encoding formate dehydrogenase accessory sulfurtransferase FdhD, whose protein sequence is MTERRASTVRRTVERVSVGEDGGPTRRARTDALATEEPLEIRVVRAEDARGGRIPESAATRVAVTMRTPGADFELAAGFLFSEGLVDGPESISAIRYCVEAEQRYNVVNVVLAPGAAFDPARLARNFYVASSCGVCGKASIEAALGPACARVESDVSVAPEVLVSLPEKLRAAQDVFERTGGLHAAALFTPGGELLAVREDVGRHNALDKLVGASLLAGGLPWTERVVLVSGRLSFELAQKAARAGAAVLAGVSAPSSLAVELAEDAGVTLVGFLRGGRFNVYAGGARVAPAVHT, encoded by the coding sequence ATGACGGAGCGCAGGGCGAGCACCGTCCGCCGCACCGTCGAGCGGGTCTCCGTCGGCGAGGACGGCGGCCCCACGCGGCGCGCGCGCACCGACGCGCTCGCCACCGAGGAGCCGCTGGAGATCCGCGTCGTCCGCGCCGAGGACGCGCGCGGCGGGCGTATTCCGGAATCCGCCGCGACTCGCGTCGCGGTGACCATGCGGACCCCGGGGGCGGACTTCGAGCTGGCGGCCGGGTTCCTCTTCTCGGAGGGGCTCGTCGACGGTCCGGAATCCATCTCCGCCATCCGCTACTGCGTGGAGGCGGAGCAGCGCTATAACGTCGTCAACGTGGTGCTGGCCCCGGGCGCGGCGTTCGACCCCGCCCGGCTGGCGCGCAATTTCTACGTGGCGTCCAGCTGCGGCGTCTGCGGCAAGGCCTCCATCGAGGCGGCATTGGGGCCCGCATGCGCGCGCGTGGAGAGCGACGTCTCCGTAGCCCCCGAGGTGCTGGTCTCCCTGCCGGAGAAGCTGCGCGCCGCGCAGGACGTGTTCGAGCGCACGGGCGGGCTGCACGCGGCGGCGCTCTTCACCCCCGGGGGCGAGCTGCTCGCCGTGCGCGAGGACGTGGGGCGGCACAACGCCCTGGACAAGCTGGTGGGCGCCTCGCTCCTGGCCGGCGGGCTGCCGTGGACGGAGCGCGTGGTGCTGGTGAGCGGGCGGCTCAGCTTCGAGCTGGCGCAGAAGGCCGCGCGCGCCGGCGCCGCCGTGCTGGCGGGGGTCTCGGCGCCGTCGAGCCTGGCCGTCGAGCTGGCCGAGGACGCGGGGGTCACGCTCGTGGGCTTCCTGCGCGGCGGGCGCTTCAACGTCTACGCCGGGGGGGCGCGCGTGGCCCCCGCGGTGCACACCTGA